The DNA segment GGTTTTTTATCTGCTTTTACCAGTTCTTTCGTCATTTCCAGAACATTGCGTACTCTGGCTTCATTTTGCCGGTAAATGTCTACACTTTTATAAGCGGTGTAATAACTCCAGTACGCATTGGCGATCTGAAGAATTTCATAAGAATTTGAATATTCAAAATTATGTTTTGAGTTTTCAATATACAGCGCAGATATTTTCTCATATAACGTATTCACATTTCCTCTGCCGCGGAGAAGCGGCTGGCTCAGGGTAAAGCTCATGTAACTGGAATGGTTTCCGATATTAGGTCCCACATACTGGCTGAAATCGTTAAAAGGGTAATTGTTTCTGTTGTATGAATACTGCAACCCGAATTCTGCAGTCTGGCCAGTCCGGAACTTTTTGGATAAGGTGCTGGTGAGATCTACATTGTCGGTCAATATTCTGTTTAGGTATTGATTTCTGGGATCGTTTTCCAAAAGATTATAACGGCTTTTTTTGTAGGATACATCTGATCCGAGATTGAAGTCAAACATGCTTTTTTGTATAAGAAAGTTGGCTTCTGCATCTTTAATGGAAAGAAAACTTCTTTGGATGGAAGGATTTTTGTTAAAAGCCATTCCTGATAATACAAAAAGATCACTTGTAATTTTAGACTGGGCGATGGTCGTACTTCCAAAACAGAATACAGAAACAATACCGGCACATTTTGCAATTACCCTTTTAAAATTTTTCATCCTTACTAATTTTAAACTTCTGAAAATCTGTTGAGTATCTGTCCGAATCTTGATCCGGCCTGAGCCACACCATCCAGCACATTCATGTCTATTAAATCTTCTTCTTCAGGTTTTCCGTAGCCCATCTGCTCGGTAGTTTTCCGAAGTCTGTTAGAAAGAAAAAGTGCCAGCGCATAGTAGAAATTTGCCCTGAAATCCGAGTTGGTGGAAAGCCTGGAATCCATTACATTTCTGGAAATTACATACGCAACAGTGGGCTGCGTGGCAATTACCGAAACAGAGGGCGATCTTGACTCAAGGAAAGACATTTCACCTACGATTTCACCGGCTCCCAGTGTTGCAATAGTCTCATTATCCGCACCGTCTGTACACACTACAAGCTGCCCGGAAAGCACGATGTATAAGTTGTCGATAGGCTGTCCTTTCTGGATAAGTTTACTGCCTGTTTTCAATTCAATTTTACTTCCATTTTTAATCATCCACTCTACATCGATGTCGTTTAATTGTCCTAAGAAAAAAAGTACACGTTTCATTATCTTTAAGTTTAAATGGTTATGCCAAATTATTTAATTATCAGTTTACGGATTTGCCATTTTTTACGCGATAACGGACATGGCATTTTCCGTTTTAAGGTTTTTTGGGTATCGTTCAGGTGTTTGCTGTTCCTGGTTTCGGTATATCGGTTCCGCCTGCTATTTTATTCAGATCTTTATCGTCCATTTCAAAATCTGAATAAGGCTTTACAGGAATATTGATGTACAGATAATCCGGGTCAGACTGATCGGTCACCTTGATTTTCTTGCCATTAGGAAGATTTCTGCCAAAGAATGCTTCTAATGTTTTTTCAGGATCGGAGAGGAGGGATTCTTTAAACGCTTCATTATTCCATGCTTCTTCTATGATTTTAAAAAGCACTTCCTGTCCTTTCCTTTGTTCGTTTGTTAGTTTCATATTAGTTGGATGTTTTTGTAATGCTCTCTTCGCACTACCTGCATTCTTTATTTTAAAGAATGAATAAGCTCTTTCGGGGACATATTGTACTGGGCTACAAATAGTTTAGAGAAGTAATGAACATCATTGTAACCGACTGCATATGCCACCTGGGAAATTGAGTTCTGGATATAATTATCGATCAATTCTTTAGCTTTGTGCAGGCGAAGAATTCTGATATATTTGTTGGGAGAGAGATACAGCAGGCTGTTTATTTTACGATGAAGCTGTCTCTCGCTTACTGCCATTTTATAGGCAAGATCATAGATATTGATATCGTTCTGATTAATGGATCTGTAAATTTCCTTTTCGAGATTTACCAGCCAGTTTTGATCAAGTTTTGTAATTTTTGAGGGATTGATTTTTTTTGCACACATGCACTGAACGTTTTCATTGGCTTCATAAATTCCGAAAATGTCTGGGCGCTCATGAAATGTCAGGCTTACCGATTTGGATTTTATTTCGGTTAAAATTTCCTCTATCAGATTATTGATTTGTTTGCTGCTGTTGAAAATAATTTCATGGCCCGGTCTTTCATGTTGTCTGCTGGCTGTAATGATGGTTTCCAGAGGATTTTTAATGTTGTGGACAATCTGGCTCAGTACATCCGGTGAAGTCCAGTCAATAGTGTTAGTCATGGTATTCATAGCTCAGTTTTTATATGGTTTGATTTGGTTAAGGTGTGTTGGTAGTGGATCGGTTTGGTGACGTAGGTGTGAATTTTATGTAGCCGGAGTAAGTTTTCTGCGATGTATTAATTTTTTGTTTTGGTGATAAAATTCTTTTAGCCCTTCATAATCCAGTGAAATAGGAATTGTTTCTGATCCAAGATAATTGATGGATTTTCCTAAAACTTTGGCTTTTATTCCCAGCAGCTTCATGGCTCTCAGAAGTTTGCTGTCGCACTCTGCAAAAGCCAGCCCTCTTTTTTTTCGGCACAAGGGAGCAATGGCGCAGACCATTAATTTTTTAAATAAAAACCGGTCTCCAATGTTTTTTCTGGTTGCAAATCTTCCGATATGCCAGATGGGCGTGCGACGCTTTCTGTTGCTGAGCTGTAAGGGATCGATCTGGAATAATTTCTGAATTGGCAATTCCTGATGATAATCCCATTTTACAACTCTTATAACACCTTCTATTGCTCCTGAAGAATCCTTTGAAACAAAAAATTCTGAATTGAAGAATAGATTAAGGTCTTCATAATACATTTTTGTGATCATGTCCTGGATATGTTCCGTTTCGTCTGTTTCATTGTCATTGTGATGGCACATGTTTTCATTAACTACGAAATTTGCCAATTCAGACAGCTGATCCATTTCAAGCTTTTCAAAATAGTTTTGTGATTTCATGGTTATTGGTTTGTAACAAATCTATTTCATCAAAAAATGAAAACTCCTACACTAAATGGTAGTATGTACAGGCGGGATAAAAAACTATCTTTTAGTGTAGTTTTTCCTGACAGGGTGAAAAAAGTAACATTTAAAAAAATAAATATGTATCTAATAATAAAACAGATATAATTTTTCTAGAAAAATGTATAATGTAAAATTCTTTTCACTATTTTTGGAAAAAACTAAGGATATGAGTGGGAATGACATAAACTCTTTTTTTGACTCAAGGAACACGGTTGAAGCTTCATCAGATCTGGGTGATGAGACCCTTCATTATCTTGAACCCATAAAGTCTTTTGCCCGCGCTACCTACACCAGTATTTATGTGATCGACTATGAAAAACAGGGGTTTGAATTTGTTTCTGATAATGCCCTTTTTCTATGCGGAAATACCCCGGAAGAGGTACTGCAGATGGGTTACGCTTTTTATTTCAAACATGTCCCTGAAAGTGATCTGCAGATGCTGCTGAAAATCAACAATGCCGGTTTTGATTTCTATGAAAAAATTCCTGTTTCGGAAAGAAAAGAGTACAGTATTTCTTACGATTTTCATATAAAAAACAAGGAAGGAAGACTCATCCTTATTAATCATAAACTTACTCCCATGTTTTTAACCAAACAGGGGAAAATATGGAAGGCAGTATGCATCGTCTCCCTGTCATCAGGTAAAGAGGCAGGAAATGTAAAAATTTACAAAAAAGGACAAAACAAGGTCTACAACTATGATCTTGAAACAAACACCTGGATAGTGACTGAACAGGTTTCGCTCTCCAAAAGAGAAAAAGAAATTCTTCAGCTTTCTACTAGAGGCCTTACAATCAATGAAATTGCCGATACCATTTTCGTCTCGCCGGATACCGTAAAATTCCACCGAAGAAAGCTTTTTGAAAAGCTTGAAGTTACCAATATTTCAGAAGCGATTATTTTCGCAACCAATAATATGCTTATTTGATAAGATTAATGCTGTAAAAATATACCGATTTTATTCGCTAATGCATTGATGGCGCCGTTGATCAGAAGAATATAAACAGTAATGAGTAATGTTCTGATGATTAATGAAACTTTTTTATATTCATATCCTGAAAAGTACTGATAGTAAAACCAGAATATATAAATGATATTAAGAATCGGCGTAATGGCTTTAAGGTAATACAATGCATTTACATTAGTATAAAATACGGTGATGATGGGAAAAATTAAGCCAAGAATCAGCATGCCGATGGTGAGATACGTATTCAGGACAAGGTTTTCGGTGTAATTCTGTTTTGTTTTTTTAAAGATAAAGTAGCTTCCCAGCGCATAAAACGGAATTCCTGATAAAATAATGAGCTTATAATACTCCCTCAATAATTTTGAATATTCGCTTAATTGTTCCTGATTATAAATTTCACTGGCTTTCACTTTGGTTGCCCCTGTAATGACAAGCGTTATGGTAAGCACAAAAATAATGGCGGTAAACGCATTGAAATGTTTTACCCGTTTCCCCTGAACATATTCCCTGATGCTGTGGCCGGGCCTTGTAAAAAGCTCCTTAACGGTAAACAAAAACCCTTTATCCAGATGAAAAACGCCGTGCACAAGATCATGCGCCAGGAAATGCTGCAAAGAAAAACGGTGTGTAGAAGTTTTTTGTCCGCAGTGAGAACAATAGTTGTTTTCTGTTTCGCTGTTGCAGTTTAGACATTTGTTGTGATTCATGGGATATTAATTTTTATGGCGTTGCTTTAAAACAATTGTTTGCTGCAAAACTATTAAAAATTTTTATTTGAATGCTTAATTGTTGATTAATAAATTCAGAACGAATAGGTTTTACTCATCTGCGATTATTAGATGTCGAGCCATTCATTTATATAGCCTAATTGAATTTTTTTGTGGTTTTCGGAGAGATTGCTAATTCTATGCTTTATATACTCTACACTATTAAATTGAAACAATTTAAACCTGGGATTAACATCCAAAAAGGTATTATTGGTATTTAAATTAAATATCGGAATATCGCCTTGCGCCATCTGTTTCATTTCGTGATCTAAAATAAAGTCGAATTGACGCATATCTTCGGCTGTATATGCTTTTGATAAGAGATCGTGAAGTTTGCTCTCATAAGACTTGAAATTTGACATAAACTCAGGAGATCTTAAGTACTTTAAAATCCTGAAATATACATAGGTAGGCCTCCAGACATATCGTATCTGCTTATTATTAAATGATGCTAAAGGTTTGTTATCCGAAATAAGCTGATGTTTGAGCTTTAAAAACAAATCATAAGCAAAGTCAAATCCTTTAATAAAATCTTTACGGTATTCGTTTGCAAAAATATAATTGCCGTTGTATTTTGGGATGTTTTTTTCAACTAAACTTTTTTTGGAGTATTGGGTTACTCTTTCAGAATCGATGCTGTTTTTTGGGATAATTTTTTTAGTGATTTCTGTGGCTTCAACTTTTGTTTGTATTCCGTATCCGGCGCAGTCTAATGCAAATCCACTGTTATTTGTAGCGATTAAAAAACTCTCCAGTACCGAAAAATCTGTAGAAATACTCTCCGAAGATTTCCATGTTTTTAGTTCAATGGGTTGTATGATGGTTTCGTGATCTATTATCACGGGGTTTTGTTTTCCGGAGATAACATTTTCCCGATGACAGTCTTTACTGTTTAAAATCATAGAAATTACCAGAATTATACCTGCGTTAAAATAATATTTTTGCAATGCAGTATCTGAATTTATTTCGTGATAATCCACAAATTCGATCCAGCTGTAATGATCACAATCTAATGTTTTAAAAGTTTGAAGGTTCACGTTCACTGTTTCATTGAACCAATCAATAAATGCATTATAAGCATTAGTAATGTCTGTGGATCTTGGCTTATAAATTAATTTTATACCATTATGCAGGGTTATCATGCTGGTAGCTTCGCCATTATGGCCATCTCCGAGATTGATCTCAATATCCTGAATCTCTAACTTTTCATAAGGTATTTTAAAGGCCTCGAAAATTTCAGTCTTATCCTTTAGGAAACGATTAATAATATTAGAAGTGTGCGCCGAAAATCCTTTTACTTTAATTCTTAAAAGATTATCTAATACAGGATATTTTTGAGGTAATATATCAGTTATATATTCCACAAAAGCATGAAAATCTCGGTTTCCGAATTTCCTGAATTTTTCGAGCTCATACTGAATGACCAGTTCAGAAAGAACGCTAAGTTCTTCCAGTAATGCAATACTCAGTTTTTCTTTTAAAAATCCGGATAGCTCACAGTTGTGTATAAATTCTTCGCAATAGGGATATACAATATCAATAAAGGATATTTTCCTGAATGCAGAAGTATGCACAGTCTGAGTCTTCATTCTTTTAATATTTTAAAGCTGCTATTCAACGATTCTTAAAAGCCCCCCACGGATTAGTCTTTTAGCCAATTTTAGTCTGTTTTCGTCACTGATGAATGGGATATCTTTTACCTGAAATGCTTTTTGCTGCCCAGAGATGAACTCTAAAGTCGCGGCAAGTTGGGAAGGACCTTTAATGGTATTTCCCTGGAAGATTATTCTGGCTCCTGTAAAATGATTAACCACCTTAGACTCAACTCCCTCTCTTTTTTGAAGATATGATTGGGTATCAATACGATTGATTTTATCCAGGTGGGCAAAATGTCCGTCCGGTTTTGGCTGTTCTTTTGTTCGGAATTCTTCCTCAATAATGTTTAAGGCTCCTTCCACATTTTCTTTAGTAAGCATTTTTTGTACAATGTTCATCAGTTCTAATTCAAAATCTGCAGAAAACAGCTCTTGCTTAGAATGCAGGAATCCAATAGGAAGCGCTCTTCGCAGTTCTACGTTGGTTTGTGCCAAATGTGTCAGACTTTTAGTAAGAAAATCAACCCACTGCGTAGGATGAACTCCAAAAGTAATGTGCATTGAAGATTTGTCTGTAGTATAAGCTTCGTGAGGAACCCCCCTTGGTATATACATGATATCACCTGCCTTTAAGGTAATTTCTCTGGCTCCCGTAAGCTGTTCTCTCTGGAAAATTGGCTGGAAGCTGTTCAGTAACGGGGTTTTATAATTATCATCATCATAAAGGATCCAATGTTTTTCCCCGGAAATTTGCAAGGCAAAAACATCGTGAGCGTCATAATGAGGAGATAGCGCTTTTTCGTTTTCAGGAGTAAGATATAGATTACCAACAAGGTTGTGTCCTAGCTGCTGTCTTATGTTTTGAATAAATGCTTTGATGGGATCCCAAAAACGCTGTACTTCATTAATCACAATGGTGTATCCGTCTGCATATGCTGCGTATAACTGGTTAAGGTTCAGACTTCCATCCTGATTTTCATAAATAGAAGCATTTAAAGGCTGCTGGCTTTTTACAACCCGCAGGCTGCCTCCTCTAGGGCGGCTGTATTCTAAAATTTTATCCAAATCTTCAAGAGAAAATAAAGAAGAAAAAAAATCTGAATTATCTCTTTGGATATGCAGAACTTTCTTTTCCCAGTAATTTTCATTAAAATCTTCTGTATGTATAGGATAGATTAGATCTGAAAAACTTTCTAATTTTTTCTTATTTTCTATTAAATTTTCCATGGCTGTTAATTTTATGAGATGGTGTTTTTGGAATATAAGGTACCTGTACAACCAATTAATGATTATACTTTACAATGAATTACAGTTGAAGTCAGCGTGTTAAAGCTGTTCTCTGTTTTTTTTGGCAGCTGTTATCTGTCTTACAAATAATACAAGGCTGAATAATAAAAATACAACTGCTACGCACAATAACACAAGATTGTTATTAAAAGAAACCCCAAAAGGGATTAGCAGTATTCCGATAAAAAGGAATAAAAATGGCACTATTTTATTCATAACTGATAATTTAAAAAGATGATTAATCCGATTATCAAATATAATCAGATTAATCATCAAATGATATTTTATTTCATTTGGGTTCCCACATAGATCCCCGCACCTAGTATAGCCAGACCTCCAATTACAGCAACAGTAGCTGTAACAGCAATTTCTCCTCCGGCAACAACTTCAAGCTGCTCATCGGATAATTCGAAGTTAGTGATATCAATTTTCTGAGGGATATTCAGATAAATATAGTTATCATCAGATTGGTCTTCCACTATTACTTTTGTATTAGCAGGCAGATTAACCTTTTGTCCTGTTACTCTTTCAATAACAGCTACAGGAGAAGACATGAACTCTTTTTTGAAAGTTTCACTCTCCCAGCTTTTTTCAATAAGATCATTTACTAATCCTACTACTTTTTTCTGATTTTCGATTGTCATTTCCATATTATATAGTTTTTTATTATTTCATATTTTGACCAATTGCGATTCCCGCAGCGAATAAACCAACAGCAGCTAAAGCGATTCCTGCTGTAACAGCAACTTCTCCTCCAGCTACAATTTCCAATTGCTCGTCTGTTAATTCAAGATTATCTAAACTTACCTGTCTTGGAATATTAAAATAAATAACATCCGGATTAGACTGGTCTTCCACAATAATTTTGGTTTCATCAGA comes from the Chryseobacterium nepalense genome and includes:
- a CDS encoding helix-turn-helix domain-containing protein, with protein sequence MNTMTNTIDWTSPDVLSQIVHNIKNPLETIITASRQHERPGHEIIFNSSKQINNLIEEILTEIKSKSVSLTFHERPDIFGIYEANENVQCMCAKKINPSKITKLDQNWLVNLEKEIYRSINQNDINIYDLAYKMAVSERQLHRKINSLLYLSPNKYIRILRLHKAKELIDNYIQNSISQVAYAVGYNDVHYFSKLFVAQYNMSPKELIHSLK
- the lanM gene encoding type 2 lanthipeptide synthetase LanM, yielding MKTQTVHTSAFRKISFIDIVYPYCEEFIHNCELSGFLKEKLSIALLEELSVLSELVIQYELEKFRKFGNRDFHAFVEYITDILPQKYPVLDNLLRIKVKGFSAHTSNIINRFLKDKTEIFEAFKIPYEKLEIQDIEINLGDGHNGEATSMITLHNGIKLIYKPRSTDITNAYNAFIDWFNETVNVNLQTFKTLDCDHYSWIEFVDYHEINSDTALQKYYFNAGIILVISMILNSKDCHRENVISGKQNPVIIDHETIIQPIELKTWKSSESISTDFSVLESFLIATNNSGFALDCAGYGIQTKVEATEITKKIIPKNSIDSERVTQYSKKSLVEKNIPKYNGNYIFANEYRKDFIKGFDFAYDLFLKLKHQLISDNKPLASFNNKQIRYVWRPTYVYFRILKYLRSPEFMSNFKSYESKLHDLLSKAYTAEDMRQFDFILDHEMKQMAQGDIPIFNLNTNNTFLDVNPRFKLFQFNSVEYIKHRISNLSENHKKIQLGYINEWLDI
- a CDS encoding NHLP leader peptide family RiPP precursor; this encodes MKLTNEQRKGQEVLFKIIEEAWNNEAFKESLLSDPEKTLEAFFGRNLPNGKKIKVTDQSDPDYLYINIPVKPYSDFEMDDKDLNKIAGGTDIPKPGTANT
- a CDS encoding class IIb bacteriocin, lactobin A/cerein 7B family, coding for MKYTLQHQQQGVELMKSLVEKAWENAQFKDQLMKEPKQTLESFTGEKLSDETKIIVEDQSNPDVIYFNIPRQVSLDNLELTDEQLEIVAGGEVAVTAGIALAAVGLFAAGIAIGQNMK
- a CDS encoding DUF3667 domain-containing protein, producing the protein MNHNKCLNCNSETENNYCSHCGQKTSTHRFSLQHFLAHDLVHGVFHLDKGFLFTVKELFTRPGHSIREYVQGKRVKHFNAFTAIIFVLTITLVITGATKVKASEIYNQEQLSEYSKLLREYYKLIILSGIPFYALGSYFIFKKTKQNYTENLVLNTYLTIGMLILGLIFPIITVFYTNVNALYYLKAITPILNIIYIFWFYYQYFSGYEYKKVSLIIRTLLITVYILLINGAINALANKIGIFLQH
- a CDS encoding cyclic nucleotide-binding domain-containing protein; this encodes MKRVLFFLGQLNDIDVEWMIKNGSKIELKTGSKLIQKGQPIDNLYIVLSGQLVVCTDGADNETIATLGAGEIVGEMSFLESRSPSVSVIATQPTVAYVISRNVMDSRLSTNSDFRANFYYALALFLSNRLRKTTEQMGYGKPEEEDLIDMNVLDGVAQAGSRFGQILNRFSEV
- a CDS encoding response regulator transcription factor, with product MSGNDINSFFDSRNTVEASSDLGDETLHYLEPIKSFARATYTSIYVIDYEKQGFEFVSDNALFLCGNTPEEVLQMGYAFYFKHVPESDLQMLLKINNAGFDFYEKIPVSERKEYSISYDFHIKNKEGRLILINHKLTPMFLTKQGKIWKAVCIVSLSSGKEAGNVKIYKKGQNKVYNYDLETNTWIVTEQVSLSKREKEILQLSTRGLTINEIADTIFVSPDTVKFHRRKLFEKLEVTNISEAIIFATNNMLI
- a CDS encoding cupin domain-containing protein, encoding MENLIENKKKLESFSDLIYPIHTEDFNENYWEKKVLHIQRDNSDFFSSLFSLEDLDKILEYSRPRGGSLRVVKSQQPLNASIYENQDGSLNLNQLYAAYADGYTIVINEVQRFWDPIKAFIQNIRQQLGHNLVGNLYLTPENEKALSPHYDAHDVFALQISGEKHWILYDDDNYKTPLLNSFQPIFQREQLTGAREITLKAGDIMYIPRGVPHEAYTTDKSSMHITFGVHPTQWVDFLTKSLTHLAQTNVELRRALPIGFLHSKQELFSADFELELMNIVQKMLTKENVEGALNIIEEEFRTKEQPKPDGHFAHLDKINRIDTQSYLQKREGVESKVVNHFTGARIIFQGNTIKGPSQLAATLEFISGQQKAFQVKDIPFISDENRLKLAKRLIRGGLLRIVE
- a CDS encoding NHLP leader peptide family RiPP precursor, whose translation is MEMTIENQKKVVGLVNDLIEKSWESETFKKEFMSSPVAVIERVTGQKVNLPANTKVIVEDQSDDNYIYLNIPQKIDITNFELSDEQLEVVAGGEIAVTATVAVIGGLAILGAGIYVGTQMK